Proteins from a single region of Rhodospirillales bacterium:
- a CDS encoding PLP-dependent aspartate aminotransferase family protein produces MSGQNTRFETRAIHAGQQPDPATGAVITPIYATSTYVQREPAVHQGYEYSRTGNPTRAAYERSIADLEGGTHGFAYASGMAATDAVLTLLDSGNHVLAMDDLYGGTRRLFERVRRDASNLRFSFADLADDAVADRAIDSGVQMIWIETPTNPMLKLVDLAKVAELAHRAGAIAVADNTFASPFLQRPLELGFDIVVHSATKYLNGHSDMVGGVAVTQDAGIAEQLAFLQNAVGGVQGPFDSFLAHRGLKTLALRIERHVANAMTIAAWLEGRPEIEQVIYPGLPSHPQHALARRQMPLGSGGIVTAILRGDIESSRRMLAACEVFALAESLGGVESLIEHPALMTHASVPPEVRAELGISDGLIRLSIGIEHVSDLIADLEQALSEIR; encoded by the coding sequence ATGAGCGGGCAAAACACACGATTCGAGACGCGTGCCATCCATGCGGGTCAGCAACCGGACCCCGCGACCGGCGCCGTCATCACGCCGATCTACGCCACGTCGACCTACGTGCAGCGCGAGCCCGCCGTGCACCAGGGCTACGAGTACTCGCGCACGGGCAATCCCACGCGGGCCGCCTACGAACGATCCATTGCCGACCTGGAGGGCGGGACGCACGGCTTTGCCTACGCCTCGGGGATGGCCGCCACGGACGCCGTGCTCACCCTGCTGGACTCCGGCAATCACGTCCTGGCCATGGATGACCTGTACGGCGGGACCCGTCGACTCTTTGAACGGGTGCGGCGCGATGCATCCAATCTTCGGTTCTCCTTCGCCGATCTGGCTGACGATGCGGTGGCGGATCGCGCCATCGACTCGGGCGTGCAGATGATCTGGATTGAGACGCCTACCAACCCGATGCTCAAGCTGGTGGACCTAGCCAAGGTTGCGGAGCTGGCCCACCGGGCCGGGGCGATTGCGGTCGCTGACAACACCTTTGCATCCCCCTTCCTGCAGCGGCCCCTGGAACTCGGGTTCGACATTGTCGTGCATTCCGCAACCAAGTACCTGAACGGCCATTCGGACATGGTCGGCGGGGTAGCCGTGACCCAAGACGCCGGGATCGCCGAGCAGCTCGCGTTTCTGCAAAATGCCGTGGGCGGTGTGCAGGGACCTTTCGATTCCTTCCTCGCGCATCGCGGCCTGAAGACACTGGCCCTGCGCATAGAGCGACATGTTGCCAACGCCATGACCATCGCGGCGTGGCTGGAGGGGCGGCCGGAAATCGAACAGGTGATCTATCCCGGACTGCCGAGCCATCCCCAGCATGCCCTCGCGCGCCGTCAGATGCCGCTGGGGTCGGGCGGGATCGTCACCGCGATTCTGCGCGGAGACATTGAATCCTCGCGCCGAATGCTTGCTGCCTGTGAGGTGTTCGCGCTGGCCGAATCCTTGGGCGGTGTGGAGAGCCTGATCGAGCATCCAGCGCTGATGACGCACGCGTCGGTACCGCCGGAGGTGCGCGCTGAACTGGGCATCAGCGACGGGTTGATTCGTTTATCGATCGGCATCGAGCATGTCTCGGACCTGATCGCTGACCTGGAACAGGCCCTCAGCGAAATCCGCTAG
- a CDS encoding histidine phosphatase family protein, whose product MRTLYLLRHAKSSWARPLLRDHDRPLARRGRDASRAIADYIASSHPLPDLVITSTAARTLETARLVIARWNPKPPVVEEASLYLAAPGDMLKCIHAVADAPVLMLIGHNPGTAELGHLLAGNRQLFGSKFPTAGLAVFTFDIDDWALAEPGAGNLQAFVQPRGLIAQSA is encoded by the coding sequence TTGCGAACCCTCTATCTCCTGCGGCATGCCAAGTCCTCTTGGGCCCGTCCGCTCCTTCGCGACCACGATCGGCCGCTGGCCCGCCGGGGCCGGGACGCCAGCCGCGCCATCGCCGACTACATCGCGAGCAGTCACCCTCTTCCCGATCTCGTGATCACCTCGACCGCAGCGCGAACGCTGGAAACCGCCCGGCTGGTCATCGCGCGGTGGAACCCCAAACCGCCTGTCGTGGAAGAAGCCTCGCTCTATCTCGCCGCACCGGGCGACATGCTCAAGTGCATTCACGCGGTCGCGGATGCCCCGGTACTGATGCTGATCGGACACAACCCCGGGACCGCGGAGCTTGGCCACCTGCTGGCCGGCAACCGCCAGCTGTTCGGCAGCAAGTTTCCGACCGCCGGTCTGGCCGTGTTCACGTTTGACATCGACGACTGGGCGCTTGCCGAGCCAGGCGCCGGCAACCTCCAGGCCTTCGTCCAGCCGCGCGGCCTGATCGCTCAATCCGCCTGA
- a CDS encoding cytochrome c — translation MPQVIPNQGRIAGRITLAAATFLAAAAAHAGDPERGAYLAAVAGCASCHTDFEHGGRHYAGGPPLHSDFGTFRAPNITFDSDHGIGGWSEADFVKALKQGVSPAGQPYYPAFPYLSYARMTDQDARDLYAYFRTVEPVREASPGHDLAFPFSVRTGLWAWRLLYFDPADDSFDTASRGGYLANALAHCGECHTPRNRFGALRRTMAMAGARLGDGDVAGNLTPDPETGLDWDAVDLRFFLQTGLTPDGDAAGGAMALVVEHSTGKMTPEDLDALVAWLQDLPAVRNTVKKPPSD, via the coding sequence ATGCCACAAGTCATTCCGAATCAAGGACGAATAGCAGGCCGCATCACCTTGGCCGCGGCAACGTTTCTTGCCGCGGCTGCGGCCCACGCGGGCGACCCCGAACGGGGCGCTTACCTCGCGGCCGTCGCGGGATGCGCGTCGTGCCATACCGACTTCGAGCACGGCGGCAGACACTACGCCGGCGGTCCACCATTGCATTCGGATTTCGGGACCTTTCGGGCACCGAACATCACCTTCGACTCCGACCACGGAATCGGCGGGTGGAGCGAGGCCGATTTCGTCAAGGCGCTCAAGCAGGGCGTGAGTCCGGCGGGGCAGCCGTACTACCCGGCGTTTCCTTATCTCAGCTATGCCCGGATGACCGACCAGGACGCACGTGATCTCTACGCGTATTTCCGTACCGTGGAGCCGGTTCGGGAGGCGTCACCCGGTCATGATCTGGCGTTTCCGTTCTCTGTCCGGACCGGCCTGTGGGCTTGGCGGCTCCTCTACTTCGACCCTGCGGACGATTCTTTCGATACCGCGTCTCGCGGCGGCTATCTCGCCAATGCGCTGGCGCATTGCGGCGAATGCCATACCCCTCGGAACCGATTTGGCGCCTTGCGGAGAACCATGGCGATGGCGGGGGCCAGGTTGGGCGACGGCGATGTGGCTGGCAACCTTACCCCCGACCCCGAAACTGGCCTCGACTGGGACGCAGTCGACCTTCGTTTCTTCCTGCAGACCGGACTGACGCCGGATGGCGATGCTGCCGGTGGCGCCATGGCACTGGTCGTGGAACACAGCACGGGCAAGATGACGCCCGAAGACCTTGACGCATTGGTCGCTTGGCTGCAGGACCTACCGGCGGTGCGGAATACGGTGAAAAAGCCACCATCGGATTAG
- a CDS encoding cytochrome c, whose protein sequence is MQHLVRIASAAILAAAVVGGAASAANAPEHVIKYRQNLMKAVGGHISNVALLVKGQVDFSDGLVTDSQAIVDLLNNAGIAFPEGTAEGKTKAKPEIWQDRAKFDAALEDTIGKAEALAMAAAGGDMAAVGAALGALGKSCGACHKSFRIKDE, encoded by the coding sequence ATGCAGCATCTCGTCCGCATCGCCTCGGCTGCGATCCTGGCGGCCGCCGTTGTGGGGGGAGCGGCGTCCGCCGCGAACGCCCCGGAGCACGTGATTAAGTACCGGCAGAACCTGATGAAGGCCGTCGGCGGGCACATCAGCAATGTGGCATTGCTGGTGAAAGGTCAGGTCGATTTCTCCGACGGACTGGTCACCGACTCGCAAGCCATCGTTGACCTGCTGAACAACGCGGGTATCGCCTTCCCGGAGGGCACAGCCGAAGGCAAGACCAAGGCCAAGCCCGAGATCTGGCAGGATCGTGCGAAGTTCGATGCTGCGCTCGAGGACACCATCGGCAAGGCTGAGGCGCTCGCAATGGCGGCCGCGGGCGGCGACATGGCTGCAGTAGGCGCAGCACTCGGCGCGCTCGGCAAGAGTTGCGGCGCATGCCACAAGTCATTCCGAATCAAGGACGAATAG
- a CDS encoding long-chain fatty acid--CoA ligase, giving the protein MLNLATVLESSARDRPDATAITFLGSTFSYAEVDALANQVATGIRAVGIEPGQRIALCSPNVPQFIFVYFGIIKAGCVVVPFNVLLAEDEFAYILEDSGAVGFFCFEGTNELPVGETGRKAFVRTEGCRCFWSISLDPQAPDPFPGASTFQSLVQGADDHFDTVDRSGEDTAVILYTSGTTGRPKGAELTHSNLVLNTVVLAKVTDLSDQDRILVALPLFHVFGQVVLMLAGFLGNCRLVLMPRFEPAAVFERVKAEGVTVLAGVPTMYWGLLTYAEAEPGLDAGGALETVRVCATGGAAMPLEVLRAVEERFNVTVLEGYGLSETSPGVSFNSVDVERRAGSVGRAIWGVEMRIVDPDDNPLPPRETGEVVVRGHCVMKGYLNRPEATAEAMRGGWFHTGDLGYMDEEGYLYIVDRLKDLVIRGGYNVYPREVEEVLIEHPEVSLCAVIGVPHEQYGEELKAFIVREPGSGLDAETVIAFARERIAAYKYPRIVEFCDTLPMNATGKILKTHLRKQP; this is encoded by the coding sequence ATGCTGAACCTAGCCACCGTCCTCGAATCCAGCGCCCGCGACCGTCCGGACGCGACCGCGATCACGTTTCTCGGCAGCACGTTCAGCTACGCGGAAGTCGATGCGCTGGCGAACCAGGTGGCCACCGGGATCCGGGCGGTAGGGATCGAGCCGGGTCAGCGTATCGCGCTCTGCTCACCCAATGTCCCACAGTTCATCTTCGTCTATTTCGGGATCATCAAGGCCGGTTGTGTCGTGGTCCCGTTCAACGTCCTGCTGGCGGAGGACGAGTTCGCGTACATCCTCGAGGACTCTGGCGCCGTCGGGTTCTTCTGCTTCGAAGGCACCAACGAGCTGCCGGTCGGAGAAACCGGCCGGAAAGCCTTCGTCCGGACGGAGGGCTGCCGTTGCTTCTGGTCCATTTCGCTGGATCCGCAGGCGCCGGACCCGTTCCCAGGCGCGAGCACATTCCAATCGCTCGTGCAGGGAGCGGACGACCACTTCGACACGGTTGATCGGTCGGGCGAAGACACCGCCGTCATTCTCTACACCTCGGGGACCACCGGCCGCCCGAAGGGCGCAGAGCTCACACACTCGAACCTGGTGCTGAACACGGTCGTGCTGGCGAAGGTGACCGATCTGTCAGATCAGGACCGCATCCTCGTGGCCCTTCCGCTGTTCCACGTGTTCGGCCAGGTCGTCCTGATGCTTGCGGGGTTCCTCGGAAACTGCCGCCTGGTCCTCATGCCGCGCTTCGAGCCGGCCGCCGTGTTCGAACGCGTCAAGGCGGAAGGGGTCACCGTCCTAGCCGGGGTTCCGACGATGTACTGGGGCTTGCTCACGTACGCAGAAGCCGAACCCGGGCTGGACGCGGGCGGGGCGCTGGAGACCGTCCGGGTGTGCGCCACCGGCGGGGCCGCCATGCCCCTCGAGGTCCTTCGAGCGGTGGAAGAACGCTTCAACGTCACCGTGCTGGAAGGCTACGGTCTCTCGGAAACATCGCCTGGCGTCAGCTTCAACAGCGTCGACGTCGAACGTCGGGCCGGCTCGGTCGGACGCGCGATCTGGGGCGTTGAGATGCGCATCGTCGATCCCGATGACAACCCGTTGCCGCCCCGAGAGACCGGCGAAGTCGTCGTCCGCGGACACTGCGTGATGAAGGGTTACCTGAATCGGCCGGAGGCGACCGCCGAGGCCATGCGGGGCGGCTGGTTTCATACCGGCGACCTGGGCTACATGGACGAGGAGGGTTATCTCTACATCGTGGACCGGCTCAAGGATCTGGTGATCCGGGGCGGTTACAACGTCTATCCGCGCGAAGTGGAGGAAGTCCTGATCGAGCACCCTGAGGTATCGTTGTGCGCGGTCATCGGTGTCCCGCATGAACAGTATGGCGAAGAGTTGAAAGCGTTCATCGTCCGCGAACCCGGCTCCGGTCTCGACGCTGAGACCGTGATTGCATTCGCGCGCGAGCGCATTGCGGCCTATAAATATCCACGAATTGTCGAGTTCTGCGACACCCTGCCCATGAACGCTACTGGTAAGATCCTCAAGACCCACCTTCGGAAGCAGCCGTGA
- the ispH gene encoding 4-hydroxy-3-methylbut-2-enyl diphosphate reductase has protein sequence MKRILLANPRGFCAGVERAIEVVERAIDIYGPPVYVRHAIVHNEHVVATLRDQGVVFVDEVDEIPVGAIAVFSAHGVASSVENAAGVRSLRVIDATCPLVSKVHKEAVRYHEAGYEVLLVGHRGHPEVVGTTGRVKSGIFVLETVADVEAFTPRDPERLAYVTQTTLSMDDTREMIDALQARFPTIRGPDLRDICYATRNRQQAVRILAGQSDLIIVVGGSMSSNSARLREIGEQADVPSYRVKSADDLETSWFDGVSTVGVTAGASTPDVLVDMVVERIQTIAGRTVAVQELEAKPENTRFRLPKHWPEAETPLHPA, from the coding sequence GTGAAACGGATCCTCCTGGCCAACCCCCGAGGCTTCTGCGCCGGCGTCGAGCGCGCGATCGAGGTGGTCGAGCGGGCAATCGACATCTACGGGCCGCCGGTCTACGTCCGGCACGCAATCGTCCACAACGAACATGTGGTCGCGACGCTCCGCGATCAGGGCGTCGTATTTGTCGACGAAGTGGACGAGATCCCGGTGGGCGCCATCGCAGTTTTCAGTGCCCACGGCGTCGCCAGCAGCGTCGAGAACGCGGCGGGAGTCCGGAGCCTGCGGGTGATCGACGCCACCTGCCCGCTGGTTTCCAAGGTTCACAAGGAGGCCGTGCGCTACCACGAAGCAGGGTACGAAGTCCTGCTGGTCGGCCATCGCGGCCATCCGGAAGTGGTCGGTACCACGGGCCGGGTCAAGAGCGGTATCTTCGTGCTCGAGACGGTTGCCGATGTCGAAGCATTCACGCCTCGTGACCCCGAACGCCTCGCCTACGTCACGCAGACCACGCTGTCGATGGACGATACGCGCGAGATGATCGACGCGCTGCAGGCCCGGTTCCCGACCATCCGGGGACCCGATCTGCGGGATATCTGTTACGCCACCCGGAACCGTCAGCAGGCGGTGCGGATCCTGGCCGGGCAATCGGACCTCATCATCGTGGTCGGCGGTTCCATGAGCTCCAATTCCGCGCGGCTGCGCGAAATCGGCGAGCAGGCCGACGTCCCGAGCTACCGCGTCAAGAGCGCGGACGACCTCGAGACCTCGTGGTTTGACGGGGTGTCGACGGTGGGCGTCACGGCCGGCGCATCCACTCCGGACGTGCTGGTCGACATGGTGGTCGAGCGCATCCAGACCATCGCCGGGCGCACCGTGGCCGTCCAGGAGCTCGAGGCAAAACCAGAGAACACCCGGTTCCGGCTGCCCAAGCATTGGCCCGAGGCCGAAACCCCGCTGCATCCCGCGTAG
- a CDS encoding extracellular solute-binding protein, with product MATKTTSRRIFLQSAGAAAAGALAAPYVKTATSAGKLKLGVLDHWVPGTNQALRQILTRWGEANGVDVSVDFITSLGNKPLLTAQAEARARAGHDIFMHSSAMVPLFKNRLVPLDDVVEDILSTQGPIADVFRYAGHLDGSWRVSPAPTGTNCYATVARRDLFLEHAAVDLTELFPANDSRDPAKVESWDWEAFRNAAGALHAAGVPVGAPVAPIPDSTGWLTQLFAAYGAAVVDERGDIAVNSDPVREVLEYAIRLLEFLPDGVYAWDDAGNNRWIISGSGSAIFNPPSAWAVAKRDSPDVARHIWHCDSPRGPAGRFRTFNTIFWGLWDFSENQSAARDLLRYVAEPDVVAAMLEASQGYDLPMVLSHYDHTNVWAEGQPPAGGLYNYAIRGDEQPIVGGYPAPAEIGASITVQRVVSNLVARVTQGGDSIDAGISWAENELAGVLRG from the coding sequence ATGGCCACGAAGACGACTTCGCGCCGGATCTTCCTGCAGTCCGCAGGCGCCGCCGCAGCCGGGGCGCTCGCCGCCCCCTATGTGAAGACCGCTACGTCAGCCGGAAAACTGAAACTGGGCGTCCTGGACCACTGGGTGCCGGGCACGAACCAAGCGCTCCGACAGATCCTGACCCGGTGGGGTGAGGCCAACGGGGTCGACGTCTCCGTCGACTTCATCACGTCGCTCGGAAACAAGCCCCTGCTGACGGCGCAAGCGGAAGCCCGCGCCAGGGCCGGGCATGACATCTTCATGCATTCCTCTGCGATGGTCCCCTTATTCAAGAATCGGCTCGTCCCCCTTGACGACGTGGTGGAAGACATTCTGTCCACGCAGGGCCCGATCGCTGACGTCTTCCGATACGCCGGCCACCTCGATGGCTCCTGGCGGGTGAGCCCTGCCCCTACCGGAACCAATTGCTACGCAACCGTGGCGCGGCGCGACCTCTTCTTGGAACACGCTGCCGTCGACCTGACGGAGTTGTTTCCGGCAAACGATTCGCGAGACCCCGCAAAGGTGGAAAGCTGGGACTGGGAGGCGTTTCGAAACGCGGCGGGCGCGCTCCATGCCGCAGGCGTCCCCGTCGGAGCCCCTGTTGCGCCGATCCCCGACAGCACCGGTTGGCTGACCCAGCTGTTCGCCGCCTACGGCGCGGCCGTGGTCGACGAACGCGGTGACATTGCCGTCAATTCCGACCCTGTACGGGAGGTACTCGAGTACGCAATCCGACTTCTGGAATTCCTGCCCGACGGCGTGTACGCGTGGGACGACGCGGGCAACAATCGGTGGATCATTTCGGGCTCGGGCAGCGCCATTTTCAATCCGCCGAGCGCCTGGGCGGTCGCCAAACGCGACAGCCCTGACGTGGCTCGTCACATCTGGCACTGCGATTCTCCCCGGGGACCGGCCGGCCGGTTTCGCACCTTCAACACGATCTTCTGGGGACTCTGGGACTTCTCCGAAAACCAGTCCGCTGCCCGTGACCTGCTCCGCTACGTGGCCGAGCCGGATGTGGTCGCGGCCATGCTGGAGGCTTCGCAGGGCTACGACCTCCCCATGGTTCTTTCGCACTACGACCACACGAACGTGTGGGCGGAAGGTCAACCGCCAGCGGGCGGGCTGTACAACTATGCCATTCGCGGCGACGAACAACCGATCGTCGGCGGGTACCCTGCGCCCGCTGAAATCGGCGCGAGCATTACGGTGCAGCGGGTCGTTTCCAATCTGGTCGCTCGCGTTACCCAAGGCGGGGACAGCATCGACGCGGGCATAAGCTGGGCCGAGAACGAGCTTGCAGGCGTGCTCCGCGGCTGA
- a CDS encoding extracellular solute-binding protein has product MNLTTGSTRRTFLKAAGAAAAGTLAAPYVQTAGSAGRLRLGVIDHWVPGTNEVLQQLLERWGEANHVEVTVDFITTIGNKLLLTAQAESRAGSGHDIFALEFHMVPMFKHRLIAVDDVVDDIVAAYGPIAELSRQAAFLDGAWRGGPSPAMNASAATVARRDLFLEHAGIDLTELFPASDSRDTAKVDRWDWEAFAKAAAALHAAGRPVGAAISPVTDSSAWLAQLFASYGAAMVNEQGEIAADSDAVREALEYLTRLAEVMPDSVYAWDDASNNRWIISGAGSAIFNPPSAWAVAKRDSPDVAQHLWHCDVPRGPAGRFRAFNSIFWGIWDFSENQSAARDLLRYVAEPEVVVAMLEASQGYDLPLIASHYDRTAVWADAGPPAGGLYNYALRGDERTLTDGYPAPPEIAARISLQRVVPNLVARVTQGGESFDDAIGWAENELEGVLRS; this is encoded by the coding sequence ATGAACTTGACGACAGGTTCGACCCGCCGAACTTTCCTGAAGGCCGCCGGTGCCGCCGCCGCGGGGACACTCGCGGCCCCCTACGTGCAGACCGCTGGCTCAGCCGGCCGGCTGAGACTCGGGGTCATCGACCATTGGGTACCGGGCACGAATGAGGTGCTGCAGCAACTCCTGGAACGATGGGGCGAAGCCAACCACGTCGAGGTCACGGTCGACTTCATCACCACCATCGGCAACAAGCTGCTGCTGACCGCCCAGGCGGAGTCGCGCGCCGGGTCCGGGCACGACATTTTTGCGCTCGAGTTTCACATGGTCCCGATGTTCAAGCATCGCCTGATTGCCGTCGACGACGTGGTCGACGACATCGTCGCTGCGTACGGACCCATTGCTGAACTGTCCAGGCAAGCCGCATTTCTCGACGGCGCGTGGCGAGGGGGCCCCTCCCCAGCGATGAACGCATCGGCGGCGACCGTGGCCCGGCGCGACCTGTTCCTGGAACACGCCGGCATCGATCTGACCGAATTGTTTCCGGCCAGCGATTCCCGTGATACCGCCAAAGTCGACCGTTGGGACTGGGAGGCCTTCGCCAAGGCGGCGGCAGCCCTCCACGCTGCCGGTCGTCCGGTTGGTGCCGCGATTTCTCCCGTCACCGACAGCAGCGCCTGGCTGGCCCAGCTGTTCGCATCCTACGGCGCGGCCATGGTGAACGAGCAGGGCGAGATCGCCGCGGATTCGGATGCGGTTCGCGAGGCCCTCGAATACCTGACCCGACTGGCGGAGGTCATGCCGGACAGCGTGTATGCGTGGGACGACGCCAGCAACAACCGCTGGATCATCTCGGGCGCCGGCAGCGCCATCTTCAACCCCCCGAGCGCGTGGGCCGTCGCCAAACGGGATAGTCCGGACGTGGCGCAGCACCTCTGGCATTGCGACGTGCCGCGTGGCCCGGCCGGGCGCTTCCGGGCCTTCAACTCGATCTTCTGGGGCATCTGGGATTTCTCCGAGAACCAGTCGGCAGCCCGTGACCTGCTTCGCTACGTGGCCGAGCCGGAAGTGGTCGTTGCCATGCTGGAGGCTTCGCAAGGCTATGACCTTCCCCTGATTGCCTCGCATTATGATCGCACCGCGGTGTGGGCGGATGCCGGGCCGCCTGCCGGAGGGCTCTACAACTACGCCCTCCGCGGGGACGAGCGGACGCTGACCGACGGCTACCCTGCGCCCCCGGAGATCGCGGCTCGGATCAGCTTGCAGCGAGTCGTTCCCAATCTCGTGGCCCGAGTCACGCAAGGGGGCGAGAGCTTCGACGACGCCATCGGATGGGCTGAGAACGAACTCGAAGGCGTGCTTCGCAGCTGA
- a CDS encoding ABC transporter substrate-binding protein translates to MGTKATRSRRTFMKTAGATAVGALAAPYVKTAYSAGKLKLGLWDHWVPGANEALEQILTRWGENNGVEVTIDFITSIGNKLLLTAQAESRAGSGHDIYSHAFAMVPLFKHRLVAVDDVVEDILSTQGPIAEISRFSAFLDGAWRGSPSPTGTLSYPTVARRDLFLEHAGIDLTELFPASDSRDPAKIDGWDWEAFLQAAAGLHAAGRSFGAPLATTPDGSAWLAHLFASYGAAMVDEQGEVVVNSDAVREVLEYLIRIAEFMPNSVYAWDDASNNRWIISGEGGAIFNPPSAWAVAKRDNPDVARHIWHFDVPRGPAGRFRAFTSFFWGIWDFSENQSAARDLLRYVAEPEVVTQMLRASQGFDLPMIRSHYNHSQVWAEAEPPAGVLYNYAMLGDERTVFAGYPAPPEIGARIATQQILPTLAALVTQGGETINDAIGWAENELEGVLRG, encoded by the coding sequence ATGGGCACGAAGGCGACCCGTTCACGCCGAACCTTCATGAAGACGGCTGGTGCCACTGCGGTGGGGGCGCTCGCCGCTCCCTACGTCAAGACCGCATACTCTGCCGGCAAGCTGAAACTGGGCCTATGGGACCACTGGGTGCCCGGCGCCAACGAGGCGCTGGAACAGATCCTGACCCGCTGGGGCGAAAACAACGGCGTGGAAGTCACGATCGACTTCATCACGTCGATTGGCAACAAGTTGCTGCTCACGGCCCAGGCCGAGTCGCGCGCCGGCTCGGGCCACGACATCTACTCGCACGCGTTCGCGATGGTGCCGCTGTTCAAGCATCGGCTGGTGGCCGTGGACGACGTGGTCGAGGACATCCTTTCCACCCAGGGGCCGATCGCCGAGATCTCAAGGTTTTCCGCCTTCCTCGATGGCGCATGGAGGGGGAGTCCCTCGCCCACGGGAACGCTCTCGTACCCGACGGTCGCTCGCCGCGACCTGTTTCTGGAGCATGCAGGAATCGACCTCACGGAACTGTTCCCCGCCAGCGATTCACGGGATCCTGCCAAGATCGACGGCTGGGACTGGGAGGCCTTCCTTCAAGCTGCGGCAGGGCTGCACGCGGCCGGACGCTCGTTCGGCGCCCCGCTGGCGACCACGCCCGACGGCAGCGCCTGGCTGGCCCACCTTTTCGCTTCCTACGGCGCAGCCATGGTGGACGAACAAGGGGAAGTCGTGGTCAATTCGGATGCCGTCCGCGAAGTGCTCGAGTACCTGATCCGAATCGCCGAGTTCATGCCCAACAGCGTGTACGCATGGGACGACGCCAGCAATAACCGCTGGATCATCTCGGGAGAGGGCGGCGCAATCTTCAACCCGCCGAGCGCGTGGGCCGTCGCTAAACGCGACAATCCGGACGTGGCCAGACACATCTGGCATTTCGACGTCCCCCGGGGACCGGCCGGCAGGTTCCGCGCCTTTACGTCGTTCTTCTGGGGCATCTGGGACTTCTCCGAGAACCAGTCGGCAGCCCGCGATCTACTGCGTTACGTCGCCGAGCCGGAAGTGGTGACCCAGATGCTGCGGGCCTCTCAGGGCTTCGACCTCCCCATGATCCGCTCGCACTACAACCATTCGCAGGTCTGGGCTGAGGCGGAGCCTCCGGCAGGAGTCCTCTACAACTACGCTATGCTCGGAGACGAGCGGACGGTGTTTGCCGGCTATCCCGCCCCCCCGGAAATCGGGGCGCGGATAGCGACGCAGCAGATCCTCCCCACGCTGGCCGCATTGGTCACGCAGGGCGGCGAAACCATCAACGATGCCATCGGCTGGGCCGAGAACGAGCTCGAAGGGGTACTCCGCGGCTAG
- a CDS encoding sugar ABC transporter permease yields the protein MLPPLLRRKPAVAVLMCVPLFGLILGLVAYPFFHALFLATLNKAETAFVGLDNFSFLFGRQTFWMVVRQSLLFALVAVVFKALIGLAAAHAINTIPTKGQRKWRGMMLIPWVIPPALSTLGWWWLFEPTYSAINWGLTKLAVPAVPWLSDTFWARFSIILVNVWVGAPFFLIMYLAALKSIPGELYEAAEMDGAGPWQKFFYITLPMIRNIIAITTLFSIIVTLANFDIVRVLTQGGPLNTTHLFATYAFRVGIESGDIPLGAAVSLFMFPMLAILAFIILRNVRRRAASLA from the coding sequence GTGCTTCCCCCGCTTCTCCGGCGCAAACCCGCCGTCGCGGTACTCATGTGCGTGCCGCTGTTCGGGCTCATTCTCGGCCTCGTGGCGTATCCGTTCTTCCACGCACTCTTCCTGGCCACCCTCAACAAGGCGGAAACCGCGTTCGTCGGGCTGGACAATTTCAGCTTCCTGTTCGGACGCCAGACGTTCTGGATGGTGGTTCGCCAGAGCCTGCTGTTCGCGCTCGTGGCCGTCGTCTTCAAGGCACTGATCGGACTCGCGGCGGCCCATGCCATCAACACAATCCCCACCAAGGGTCAGCGCAAATGGCGCGGCATGATGCTGATTCCGTGGGTCATTCCGCCAGCCCTCTCCACCCTCGGATGGTGGTGGCTGTTCGAGCCCACCTACAGCGCGATCAACTGGGGGCTGACGAAGCTGGCCGTGCCGGCCGTGCCGTGGCTGTCCGATACGTTCTGGGCCCGGTTCTCGATCATCCTCGTCAATGTCTGGGTCGGTGCCCCGTTCTTCCTGATCATGTATCTGGCGGCCCTCAAGTCGATTCCCGGCGAGCTCTATGAGGCGGCCGAGATGGACGGTGCCGGCCCCTGGCAGAAGTTCTTCTACATCACGCTGCCGATGATCCGGAACATCATCGCCATCACCACGCTGTTCTCGATCATCGTCACCCTCGCCAATTTCGACATCGTCCGCGTCCTGACCCAAGGCGGGCCGCTCAATACGACCCACCTGTTTGCCACGTACGCATTTCGGGTGGGTATCGAGTCCGGCGACATTCCGTTGGGCGCGGCGGTCTCGCTGTTCATGTTCCCGATGCTGGCCATTCTCGCCTTCATCATTCTCCGAAACGTGCGCCGTCGGGCGGCGAGCCTCGCATGA